Proteins from a single region of Scylla paramamosain isolate STU-SP2022 chromosome 13, ASM3559412v1, whole genome shotgun sequence:
- the LOC135106396 gene encoding uncharacterized protein LOC135106396 yields the protein MLSVQGVLGLVTLHVVAAQSGLQYNHFAQNDQFGLPVGSGSGTVFIPGSNQGGVSGSSGQFGVSFIPGGLSDDGSSSGVSAGGAGGQVVQGFNTLPTFAGIPAQGGQGVFSQPSNGPAFIGGPVVPVSSRAPVFTAQSGVISLPSQQGPAFIGGQGGSFIGRPVSGQAGVFGGSFQQGGIQAGGVQAAGFRFPSRVIQEEATPTVTRTVTIDAFETLTDLVLHSVAVTRTQFNLVTTTRLTRVVVPTPINHGLALTTSVVVSPAYVTVTETKSDFRVVLRTSVSYVTLTHTSYAIMHVPFTLYITETVEVTSPVVRTVINTSVEAVTNYHTVTSTAYVHGGYH from the exons ATGCTGTCAGTGCAGGGTGTCTTGGGATTGGTGACTTTGCACGTTGTTGCGGCGCAAAGT GGTTTGCAATACAATCATTTTGCCCAAAACGACCAATTCGGCTTGCCTGTGGGAAGTGGCAGTGGTACGGTGTTCATCCCAGGCTCAAATCAAGGTGGCGTTTCTGGATCCTCTGGTCAGTTCGGCGTGAGCTTCATTCCTGGCGGCCTGAGTGATGACGGAAGTTCCTCCGGTGTATcggctggtggtgctggtgggcaAGTTGTACAAGGATTTAACACGCTCCCAACCTTCGCTGGCATCCCAGCGCAAGGCGGACAAGGTGTGTTCTCGCAACCTTCCAATGGTCCAGCGTTCATTGGCGGGCCAGTCGTTCCTGTTTCTTCACGAGCTCCAGTGTTCACCGCCCAAAGCGGCGTGATATCTCTGCCCTCTCAGCAAGGCCCAGCATTCATCGGGGGTCAGGGCGGTTCTTTCATTGGCAGACCGGTGTCTGGCCAAGCCGGTGTGTTCGGTGGTAGTTTCCAGCAAGGTGGTATTCAGGCGGGCGGCGTTCAAGCCGCTGGGTTCAGGTTTCCATCTCGCGTCATTCAGGAAGAAGCAACACCCACTGTCACCCGAACGGTTACCATCGACGCTTTCGAGACCTTGACTGACCTGGTCTTGCACAGCGTGGCAGTCACCAGGACCCAGTTTAATCTGGTCACTACGACCAGATTAACTCGCGTG GTTGTGCCCACGCCTATAAACCACGGTCTCGCCCTTACCACATCTGTTGTCGTAAGTCCTGCCTACGTCACCGTCACTGAGACAAAGTCTGACTTCAGGGTTGTTCTGAGGACCTCAGTGAGCTATGTTACCTTAACGCACACTTCTTACGCAATTATGCACGTGCCCTTCACACTCTACATCACTGAAAC cGTGGAAGTGACCTCTCCTGTGGTGAGGACTGTCATTAACACATCGGTGGAGGCAGTTACAAATTACCACACGGTTACGAGCACTGCCTACGTTCACGGAGGTTACCATTAA
- the LOC135106157 gene encoding uncharacterized protein LOC135106157 → MTACKVVWAVAFLGCLSTSLGQIQIPYGLRRFPTFQAPIQAQGPVFGQPQQIIFGQQSGQPEQNIFGRQSGQPEQNIFGRQSGQPQQNIFGQQSGQPQQNIFGQESDGEGVVFVAGDSGAANRDPINTFGSGPAFSGGVNPHPGRTFQDIFGDDAGRPGGVFPGTSVPFNILLGQLRDLTGAAGFTGSLLSTPGVFRPQFGDNLAPGSTFQFGGGSNPGFQPLNPSFAGSAKVIQARPDVTLTRTITIDRFLTTTDVVFVNEPRTATLFSFVTQTSVTTVVVPTPVARSLVVSTSIVTRVPVTVTVTSVKSEFQFVTRTEIQYITLTHTSRAFTHETLTTTVTRVQTVPTTLVRTNVNTVTTTFTASRVITSTAFTGGYY, encoded by the exons ATGACTGCGTGCAAGGTGGTGTGGGCTGTGGCCTTTTTGGGTTGTCTTAGTACTTCGCTTGGCCAAATTCAG ATTCCGTACGGCTTAAGAAGGTTTCCTACTTTTCAAGCACCTATTCAAGCACAAGGCCCCGTCTTTGGACAGCCTCAGCAAATAATTTTTGGACAGCAGAGTGGACAGCCTGAGCAGAATATTTTTGGACGGCAGAGTGGACAGCCTGAGCAGAATATTTTTGGACGGCAGAGTGGACAGCCTCAGCAGAATATTTTTGGACAGCAGAGTGGACAGCCTCAGCAGAATATTTTCGGGCAAGAGAGCGATGGCGAAGGTGTTGTCTTTGTAGCAGGCGACTCCGGTGCTGCTAACAGGGATCCTATTAACACGTTTGGTAGTGGTCCGGCATTCTCTGGCGGAGTAAATCCTCATCCTGGTCGAACATTCCAGGACATATTTGGGGATGATGCAGGTAGACCAGGTGGAGTGTTTCCCGGCACTTCGGTCCCATTTAACATTCTCCTTGGTCAACTAAGAGACCTCACTGGGGCCGCAGGATTCACTGGTTCTCTCCTTTCTACACCAGGAGTCTTTCGGCCTCAGTTTGGTGATAATTTAGCACCTGGATCTACTTTCCAATTTGGGGGAGGCAGTAATCCTGGTTTTCAGCCCTTAAACCCAAGTTTCGCTGGATCCGCAAAGGTTATTCAAGCCCGCCCGGATGTGACGCTGACTCGCACAATAACTATAGACAGGTTCCTCACTACAACAGACGTAGTATTTGTGAATGAACCCCGCACGGCTACGTTATTCAGCTTCGTTACCCAAACTTCTGTTACAACTGTG GTGGTTCCAACACCCGTTGCTCGTAGTTTGGTGGTTAGCACATCTATAGTCACTCGTGTTCCTGTCACAGTCACCGTAACCAGCGTGAAGTCAGAGTTCCAATTCGTCACTCGCACGGAGATACAATACATCACGCTCACCCACACGTCCCGCGCTTTTACCCACGAAACGCTCACTACCACAGTAACCAGAGT GCAGACAGTGCCTACAACATTGGTCCGCACCAACGTCAACACCGTTACCACCACCTTCACGGCATCCCGCGTCATCACCTCCACAGCCTTCACCGGCGGCTATTATTGA
- the LOC135106395 gene encoding uncharacterized protein LOC135106395 — protein sequence MFCAGSVFLMALVARATCQYDTHQPYIQPEVVTQTVTVTTTVTQVIRVPVTSDVWVSSVIIHPVTATHLVTEYSYVPIDSTTVTSVIIVTSTPVSVVSQTSQVNPVRTAVSVYTTFVTETERKQLYHTVTHFVHQHELKTVPVHSVQTLLQRVTTTSHRYITVTVTSTTYGYH from the exons ATGTTCTGCGCGGGCAGTGTATTCTTAATGGCACTTGTGGCTCGC GCCACCTGCCAGTATGATACTCACCAACCATACATACAACCTGAGGTAGTAACTCAAACTGTTACG GTCACGACAACTGTCACTCAAGTCATCCGCGTTCCCGTGACTTCAGATGTCTGGGTCAGCTCGGTCATCATCCATCCTGTTACGGCGACGCATCTCGTAACCGAATATTCTTACGTTCCGATTGATTCCACCACTGTTACCAGCGTCATTATTGTAACCTCTACTCCA GTGTCGGTGGTGTCCCAGACTAGTCAGGTGAATCCGGTACGGACAGCAGTCTCGGTGTACACAACCTTCGTAACTGAAACGGAGAGGAAACAGTTGTACCACACCGTCACGCACTTCGTTCATCAGCATGAG CTAAAGACCGTTCCGGTACATTCAGTCCAGACACTGCTCCAACGGGTCACCACCACAAGTCATCGTTATATCACCGTTACCGTCACATCCACCACCTACGGATATCACTGA